The Pseudomonas sp. SCA2728.1_7 DNA segment ACACCGACGCGGTGCAGGCCCGTAAGGAAATGACCGATCAGGGCGCCGCCATCGTTACCACGAGCGAGCAGCTTTATCAGATCCAACTCGACCGTCGCGACATCGAAAGTGCCCAGGCGCGCACCTTCCAGTTGATCAGCACCCTGCTGGCGCTGCTGGTTGGCGTGATTGCTGCGGTGATCATCACCCGTCAGATCACCCGTCCGCTGCAAGAAACCCTGGCCGTGGTCGAGCGCATCGCCAGCGGCGACCTGACCCAGAACGTCACCGTCACCCGCCGTGACGAACTTGGCGTACTGCAACAAGGCATCGCCCGCATGGGTGTGACCCTGCGTGACTTGATCAGCGGCATCCGCGACGGCGTCACCCAGATTGCCAGCGCCGCCGAAGAACTCTCGGCCGTGACCGAGCAGACCAGCGCCGGTGTGAACAGTCAGAAAGTCGAGACCGATCAGGTCGCCACCGCGATGCATGAGATGACCGCCACCGTGCAGGAAGTTGCGCGCAACGCCGAAGAAGCCTCGCAAGCTGCTGCCGCCGCTGACGGTGAAGCCCGTGAAGGCGACAAAGTGGTCAACGAAGCCATCGCGCAGATCGAACGTCTGGCCAGCGAAGTGGTGCGTTCCACCGAAGCGATGAGCGTGTTGCAACAGGAAAGCGACAAGATCGGCAGCGTCATGGACGTGATCAAGGCTGTCGCCGAACAGACCAACCTGCTGGCGCTCAACGCCGCGATCGAAGCAGCCCGTGCCGGTGAAGCCGGTCGTGGGTTTGCCGTGGTCGCCGACGAGGTTCGTGGTCTGGCTCAGCGTACGCAGAAATCCACCGAAGAAATCGAAGGCCTGGTCGCCGGTCTGCAGAACGGCACCCAGCAGGTTTCGGCGGTAATGAGCAACAGCCGCGCCCTGACCGACAGCAGCGTGGCGCTGACGCGCAAGGCTGGCGCATCACTGGAAAACATCACCCGCACGGTGTCGAACATCCAGTCGATGAACCAGCAGATCGCCGCCGCTGCAGAACAGCAGAGCGCCGTGGCCGAAGAGATCAGCCGCAGCATCATCAACGTACGCGACGTGTCGGAACAGACCGCAGCGGCGAGTGATGAGACGGCAGCGTCGAGTGTTGAACTGGCGCGTTTGGGTGGTCAGTTGCAGCAGATGGTCAGCCACTTCCGCGTTTGATCCTGATTCAGCGCTGAAGCTACAACCGCATCGCGAGCAGGCTCACTCTTACAAGAAATGGTGTTGATCACAGATTATGTGAACGACGCCAATCCCCTGTAGGAGTGAGCCTGCTCGCGATTGCGTTAGACCTGTCACGGCATCCCGTCAAACCACACCGTGCATAAAAAACTCGACTGGCACTTTAAAGAACTCGGCGAATCCCTTTATCTGGGCAACGGTCATTTTTCGCTTGTTATTCAATATCTCTGAAACAGCACTCTGAGTTGCGATCTCAGACAAGTCCTTCTGTTTAACGCCTCTTTCCGACAGCAGAAACGCCAGCGCTTCAGATTGGGACGAATAAGCAATCAACACCGTTTCATTTTCGTACTCATAAACCCGATCAGCCACAAACTCCGCAAATCGTGCCG contains these protein-coding regions:
- a CDS encoding methyl-accepting chemotaxis protein, encoding MNSWFGNISVNMKLGLGFGLVLALTCVLALTGWTSLGGLIDRSNWMSDITQLNAGLTKLRVVRLQYMLTNGDETAAQNVQTTLESFAAQQQKLINSFKSPENVKLLKEQAATIAEYQTSLNKMRNAYRTGNSARDSMSVSAETAYNQIESISKRVQQMDMSEQRFEQFQAITAAKEAFILARYEVRGYTATTNADTEQKAVGQVDVAIASLKQLNVHFADSQQDALRQLETALINYRSALMAYKNANTDAVQARKEMTDQGAAIVTTSEQLYQIQLDRRDIESAQARTFQLISTLLALLVGVIAAVIITRQITRPLQETLAVVERIASGDLTQNVTVTRRDELGVLQQGIARMGVTLRDLISGIRDGVTQIASAAEELSAVTEQTSAGVNSQKVETDQVATAMHEMTATVQEVARNAEEASQAAAAADGEAREGDKVVNEAIAQIERLASEVVRSTEAMSVLQQESDKIGSVMDVIKAVAEQTNLLALNAAIEAARAGEAGRGFAVVADEVRGLAQRTQKSTEEIEGLVAGLQNGTQQVSAVMSNSRALTDSSVALTRKAGASLENITRTVSNIQSMNQQIAAAAEQQSAVAEEISRSIINVRDVSEQTAAASDETAASSVELARLGGQLQQMVSHFRV
- a CDS encoding transcriptional regulator; its protein translation is MKRNKVEATGLDSFIADISPMLEGLGDQLATLSKLLSACHDPIKNDDDLQVRMALIDELYSHASTEDHAAARFAEFVADRVYEYENETVLIAYSSQSEALAFLLSERGVKQKDLSEIATQSAVSEILNNKRKMTVAQIKGFAEFFKVPVEFFMHGVV